A genomic window from Silene latifolia isolate original U9 population chromosome 11, ASM4854445v1, whole genome shotgun sequence includes:
- the LOC141613941 gene encoding uncharacterized protein LOC141613941 gives MSKDAGGLGIKKVETWNWAAVGKLVNWVYSKADRLWIRWINNVYLKTQDWHSYSPSADSPWTWKNICKTKDKLKEGFVENCWLPDEKGYTLKNGYRWLCTHQPEVDWCSLVWNSWNIPKHSIITWLIMQEGLNLKTRLFQFGFYEDNLCLFCGEVPETIAHLFYDCIYSCRIKEALAVWLGRSFPSLIELQNGRRNFIQWKAMTMLFNIYIYTIWHQRNTIRLQQSVLRPELVAAQIEDIAGRRWCSKAGPGLYHRTNGWLSCFVL, from the coding sequence ATGTCCAAGGATGCTGGTGGCTTAGGAATTAAGAAAGTGGAGACTTGGAATTGGGCAGCTGTAGGGAAATTGGTGAATTGGGTGTATAGCAAAGCTGACAGGTTATGGATAAGGTGGATAAACAATGTTTATCTGAAAACTCAGGACTGGCACTCATACTCTCCCTCTGCAGATTCTCCTTGGACTTGGAAAAATATATGCAAGACTAAGGATAAACTGAAAGAGGGATTTGTTGAGAATTGCTGGCTGCCTGATGAGAAAGGTTACACACTCAAGAATGGATATAGATGGCTCTGTACTCACCAACCTGAGGTGGATTGGTGCTCTCTGGTATGGAACAGCTGGAACATACCCAAACACTCAATCATTACTTGGCTTATAATGCAGGAGGGGTTAAATCTTAAAACCAGGCTATTCCAGTTTGGTTTCTATGAGGATAATCTTTGTTTATTCTGTGGGGAGGTACCTGAAACGATAGCTCACCTCTTCTATGATTGTATCTACAGCTGCAGAATTAAGGAAGCTCTTGCTGTCTGGCTGGGGAGGTCATTTCCTAGTCTTATTGAGCTTCAAAATGGTAGGAGAAATTTTATACAATGGAAAGCAATGACTATGTTATTCAATATCTATATATACACTATCTGGCACCAGAGAAACACTATAAGACTTCAGCAATCTGTTTTGAGACCTGAACTTGTAGCAGCTCAGATTGAGGATATTGCAGGAAGAAGATGGTGTAGTAAAGCTGGCCCTGGACTGTATCACAGAACTAATGGCTGGCTAAGTTGCTTTGTTTTGTAA
- the LOC141613940 gene encoding uncharacterized protein LOC141613940, which produces MDKLVGKEQTAFISGRSLHGNVMLTQNLIKSYSRKYLTPRCMLKVDISKAFDSIQWPFVQNMLSALNFPPPFIKWVMGCVTGAWGDVPSVQKAAEVVQLFSSWSGLRVNFDKSEAYFGGVEDGIKQQILCAIGLTGGTFPFRYLGLLIHPSRLTSSMFNSLIQKFRSFIAVPPTFSPMLFFWGYKEGRRMVFKGWKSICAPWLEGGFQVTDLSAWNQAYMLKL; this is translated from the exons ATGGACAAGCTTGTGGGTAAGGAACAGACTGCCTTCATCTCTGGTAGAAGCTTACATGGTAATGTCATGCTCACTCAAAATCTTATCAAAAGCTACTCTAGGAAATATCTTACTCCCAGATGTATGCTTAAAGTTGACATTAGTAAGGCTTTTGACTCCATTCAGTGGCCTTTTGTTCAAAATATGCTTAGTGCTCTGAACTTCCCTCCTCCTTTCATCAAATGGGTAATGGGATGTGTTACTGGTGCTTG GGGTGATGTCCCTTCTGTCCAGAAAGCTGCTGAGGTGGTTCAACTTTTCTCTAGTTGGTCTGGTCTCAGAGTTAACTTTGATAAATCTGAAGCCTACTTTGGGGGAGTGGAAGATGGAATAAAACAGCAGATCTTATGTGCCATTGGTCTCACTGGGGGGACTTTCCCTTTTAGGTACCTTGGCCTCCTTATCCACCCTTCCAGATTAACCAGCTCTATGTTTAACTCTCTGATTCAAAAATTCAGAAGCTTCATAGCTGTACCACCAACTTTCTCTCCTATGCTG TTTTTCTGGGGGTATAAAGAAGGTAGAAGAATGGTTTTCAAAGGTTGGAAGAGCATCTGCGCTCCTTGGCTTGAAGGAGGGTTCCAGGTCACTGATCTTTCTGCTTGGAATCAGGCTTACATGCttaaattgtaa
- the LOC141613939 gene encoding uncharacterized protein LOC141613939: MSKDAGGLGIKKVETWNWAAVGKLVNWVYSKADRLWIRWINNVYLKTQDWHLYSPSADSPWTWKNICKTKDKLKEGFVENCWLPDEKGYTLKNGYRWLCTHQPEVDWCSLVWNSWNIPKHSIITWLIMQEGLNLKARLFQFGFYEDNLCLFCGEVPETIAHLFYDCIYSCRIKEALGVWLGRSFPSLIELQNGRRNFIQWKAMTMLFNIYIYTIWHQRNTIRLQQSVLRPELVAAQIEDIAGRRWCSKAGPGLYHRTNGWLSCFVL, encoded by the coding sequence ATGTCCAAGGATGCTGGTGGCTTAGGAATTAAGAAAGTGGAGACTTGGAATTGGGCAGCTGTAGGGAAATTGGTGAATTGGGTGTATAGCAAAGCTGACAGGTTATGGATAAGGTGGATAAACAATGTTTATCTGAAAACTCAGGACTGGCACTTATACTCTCCCTCTGCAGATTCTCCTTGGACTTGGAAAAATATATGCAAGACTAAGGATAAACTGAAAGAGGGATTTGTTGAGAATTGCTGGCTGCCTGATGAGAAAGGTTACACACTCAAGAATGGATATAGATGGCTCTGTACTCACCAACCTGAGGTGGATTGGTGCTCTCTGGTATGGAACAGCTGGAACATACCCAAACACTCAATCATTACTTGGCTTATAATGCAGGAGGGGTTAAATCTTAAAGCCAGGCTATTCCAGTTTGGTTTCTATGAGGATAATCTTTGTTTATTCTGTGGGGAGGTACCTGAAACGATAGCTCACCTCTTCTATGATTGTATCTACAGCTGCAGAATTAAGGAAGCTCTTGGTGTCTGGCTGGGGAGGTCATTTCCTAGTCTTATTGAGCTTCAAAATGGTAGGAGAAATTTTATACAATGGAAAGCAATGACTATGTTATTCAATATCTATATATACACTATCTGGCACCAGAGAAACACTATAAGACTTCAGCAATCTGTTTTGAGACCTGAACTTGTAGCAGCTCAGATTGAGGATATTGCAGGAAGGAGATGGTGTAGTAAAGCTGGCCCTGGACTGTATCACAGAACTAATGGCTGGCTAAGTTGCTTTGTTTTGTAA
- the LOC141613942 gene encoding uncharacterized protein LOC141613942: MADFNSCLADYGMDDMQGSGSDFTWFNKQEVGTRVYSKLDRVLINVDWLLSYTQTTAQFLPPGISDHCPAILSFFGDPLPKKQFKFLNCWIDHPDFKTIVTEAWQISPIGNSMHRLMNQPEKEELNQCFQDLQQSPLSEDLIHKERTVSQKYLSLKDAETKILIQKAKVHNIKHNDICSKFFFVKIKERQQSQYIGEIQDIHGTLHSGVHEVGEAFVDYYQPLLGSSSAVQPIDPSFIPNGQCLNEQDQVALTAPISKDEIKSALFSIHSSKSPGIDGFSSGFFKATWDIIANDFYYYEDLLGKKSPIEEVKSAVLAKGKVCRPEHIAILTSTVTYEEVQQAVFSIPKDKAPGPDGYSSGFFRDTWDLIGKDFYAAVVDFFNTSQLLQQINATNITLIPKCDRPTSVKQFRPIACCNMIYKFISKLLCNRLAPDIVHMYARSHVSSRCLFKIDLQKAYDTVEWDFVKQLLSGLNFPSHFTKLVMGCIRSTSFTLVLNGNNFGYFRGQRGLRQGDPISTLIFTICMEYLTRLIAFSTERWPFHYHHLCKNLKLTHLMFADDLLMFCKGDAPSIMLLMKAFTSFSNASGLRMNNTKSEIFFSGMVPELQTDVLRVTGFQEGTMPFRYLGVPTQPGLEDWVPKNTHMLAELLSSIQC; this comes from the exons ATGGCTGACTTTAACTCTTGCTTAGCTGACTATGGTATGGATGATATGCAAGGTTCTGGTAGTGACTTCACTTGGTTCAATAAACAGGAGGTTGGCACTAGGGTTTACTCTAAGTTAGACAGGGTTCTCATTAATGTTGATTGGCTTCTTTCTTACACTCAAACCACTGCTCAGTTCCTTCCCCCTGGTATATCTGATCATTGCCCTGCTATTCTTTCCTTCTTTGGTGATCCTCTTCCTAAGAAGCAATTTAAATTCCTTAATTGCTGGATTGATCATCCTGACTTCAAAACTATAGTTACCGAGGCTTGGCAAATATCCCCAATTGGTAACTCTATGCATAGACTTATG AATCAACCCGAAAAGGAGGAACTTAACCAATGCTTCCAGGACCTGCAACAGTCTCCTCTTTCTGAAGATCTCATTCACAAGGAGAGGACTGTCTCTCAGAAGTACTTGTCTCTTAAAGATGCTGAAACCAAAATTCTTATACAAAAGGCCAAGGTCCATAATATCAAGCATAATGATATTTGCTCTAAGTTTTTCTTTGTTAAAATTAAAGAGAGGCAACAGAGTCAATATATTGGAGAAATTCAAGACATCCATGGAACCCTCCACAGTGGAGTGCATGAAGTTGGGGAGGCTTTTGTTGACTATTACCAACCGCTCTTAGGCTCTTCTTCAGCTGTTCAACCTATTGATCCTAGCTTTATACCTAATGGCCAGTGCTTAAATGAGCAGGACCAGGTTGCTCTTACTGCACCCATCTCCAAGGATGAGATAAAATCTGCTCTTTTTTCTATTCACTCTTCCAAAAGTCCTGGAATTGATGGTTTCTCTTCTGGATTCTTCAAGGCTACTTGGGATATCATTGCTAATGATTTTT ATTACTATGAGGATCTACTTGGTAAGAAGAGCCCAATTGAGGAAGTCAAGTCTGCTGTGCTGGCTAAGGGAAAAGTGTGCAGGCCTGAGCATATTGCAATTCTTACTAGTACTGTCACCTATGAGGAGGTTCAACAGGCAGTCTTTTCTATTCCTAAGGATAAAGCCCCAGGGCCTGATGGCTATTCCAGTGGATTCTTCAGGGACACATGGGACTTGATTGGGAAGGATTTTTATGCAGCTGTTGTGGATTTCTTTAATACAAGTCAGTTGCTCCAACAGATCAATGCCACTAATATTACTCTTATCCCTAAGTGTGATAGGCCTACTTCTGTTAAGCAATTTAGACCTATTGCTTGCTGTAATATGATCTACAAATTTATATCCAAGCTTCTATGCAACAGATTGGCTCCT GATATTGTGCATATGTATGCTAGAAGCCATGTGTCCTCTAGGTGTCTCTTCAAAATTGATCTCCAGAAAGCTTATGACACTGTAGAATGGGATTTTGTGAAGCAGCTTCTTTCTGGTCTTAACTTCCCTAGTCATTTCACAAAACTGGTCATGGGTTGCATTAGATCCACCTCTTTTACTCTGGTTCTGAATGGTAACAATTTTGGATACTTCAGAGGGCAAAGAGGTCTTAGACAGGGTGATCCAATTTCCACTCTAATATTCACTATTTGTATGGAGTATTTGACTAGATTAATTGCATTTTCTACAGAGAGATGGCCTTTCCATTATCATCACCTATGCAAGAATTTAAAGCTCACCcatctgatgtttgcagatgatctccTCATGTTCTGTAAAGGGGATGCTCCTTCTATTATGCTCCTTATGAAGGCCTTCACCTCATTCTCTAATGCTTCTGGTTTGAGAATGAATAATACAAAGTCTGAAATTTTCTTCAGTGGTATGGTACCTGAGCTGCAAACTGATGTATTAAGAGTCACTGGATTTCAGGAGGGCACAATGCCCTTCAGATATTTGGGGGTTCCAACACAACCAG GATTAGAGGATTGGGTGCCAAAAAACACTCATATGCTGGCAGAATTACTCTCATCAATTCAGTGCTAA